The window caagccaATATATAGATATGAGTATAGAGAAGTTAGGGTAAGTTAATTACCAGACTCGTTAAATGATCATGAGTTGCGCACGAGCTTGAGTATTGCCTAGGGAACCATGGCGGCTAAAGCATAGGGAAAAAGTATTAGAAATGTtttaagtctattgcatttgtgctaatttagttagaACCTTTTTATAATgtccatttaattataaatcttttaacttgGTGCCGGTTCAATCCTTCCGGCTAATTTTAGCTGGATATTACTAATGTGAATGTTGACCGACTTATGTGGTATCGTTAGCCTTAACgtgaacaattttaaataatattttaataatatttcgattttttattatttttctgaaatttttctcctttttgtctTCCTCTTGCCAGTGATTGGACACAAGTGATGGCCTAGCAAActagcctcgcctagccatggtgaggttgagccttgaCAAGGGTCAACCTCGCTTGATCTAGCCAAGGTGAGGGCTAGCCTTaccatggctaggcaaggccagATTGCCTTACTATGGTCGGTGGCTAACCATCACCGATCACcagcaaaagcaagaagaaaggaaggagagaaaagaaaaaaaattgatgatttactaaaatattatttaaaattgtctaCATCAGTGTCATTGATCTTACATAAGTCGGTTGGTGTTCACATTAGCAATATTTGGATAAAATAAATCGGAAGGACTAAAATggtacaaaattaaaaagtttgagactgaattgatattaggtcaaaagtttgagattaagactaaattagcaccatTAAAAGgtataaaattgaattgacaccaATGCAATCGATTTAGAACTTTTCTTACACTTTTCCCAAAGCATGGACACTTCATATTATGTTGCCTGCATGTATTTAGGTATGAACTATTCTTTGTGCTCTTTGAATTCTCTATGCCAGATCCGTTTGGTACTACGGGCACTCATCGCACTTAAAGGCCACTGAGAGGTAGTAACCATAAAAGGGAATGGTAGTTCAATTGCATGTCCTGGAAGCTTAAGCTATCAAAAAACAGGGCCAAGAACGCATATCAGGCAGACTCCGTGACAGAATTTAGTTGGTTAGAAGGGGGAAAACAGAGAAATCAAAAGGCACGTGATATTTGATAGATAATAGAATGCCCTGGACAATTGCACGGTAGCATTCGAGAGTGGACTGAAAATGGTAAAGTCAATCTTTTGCAAATAAACAAATCGCCTCTTTCATTCCTGGAGTATACTTAAGTTTTATGCTCATGATAACAGCAGTTGCTTTGGgatgaatttcactatagaaaAGGGTACACTTTCGCAGTACaaataacatgaaaaaatatttacaaattGAATCAAAGCTTTAGCCAGGACAAGACAAATTTGGCGGCCAGAAAGGATATTTATTTGTACAGGCATGAGAAGATAACCATCATCTTCGTGAAGGGCACCTGAAAGTGGGGTAATAAGTGTCCAACTCAAGACGGTCCAGAATATCTTGTGTCGCCCATAGATAGGAACTGTGCCCTTCAATGAGATCTGTAATGTCGACCTGCAGAAGAAACCAGATTGGAGAGTGATAAATACACCTTAGTCTGACATGCGTCGTCCAACTGAAGTTGATATGTCTTACATTCTCAATCCCAGGATGGTCAGTTGCTTGAATCCCAGCTAATCCTTGAGTAAACATACTGCAGAAATGAAATTTCTAAACACGATCAGAATACATTTTGCAAACCAAGTAACTGGAAGTCCATGTTAATCAGGAATTGATGGCTCAATTAAGAGTCATGCAGTGGAATCTATTTCTCAAGGCTAAAGCAGATTAATAGACAGATTTATGGTATATGAGCTGGAAATATATACTATAGTCAAGTCCATCATCCATCATGATTACCTGGCACGAAAAGCAAGCCCAAGCATCCAATCATTCGTAGAGTACGCATTAATAAACCTTCCAGACACCATCTGCAAAATCGTGGTAAGAATTGAATCAATAAATACAGATCTACAAAGAAGAGTTACAAGCTGTAGGAAGACATTCTTTGAGAGTCCAAGTTCAATGACCTTTCTGGCAGCTTTCCAATTCTCATCTCTAATTGAGATAGGCGCACCCAGAAGGACGACTCTTTCAACGAGTTCAGCTGTTAAGAGCAAGCAAGTCCTTGACGATCACTTTAAATGAACCAAACACTTGAGCATTTACCCACCTAATACACTGCCGAGGCAGCCAATGAAGCAGAAAAGACTGAAGAGGGTAGAGAACCATAAAAACACAAATTCTAGGCTCCACGGTACCAGTCTGTTCCGTTTCTGCAAGAAACTGGAGACATTTGAAAATGACCCGTGCTCCAAGTGAATAACCTATAAGCGTCACAGGCCTGGGACATTTTCAGATTGAGATCAACCGCATTTAAAACTTCCGGAGGATTACAATAGTGCTGTTACTAAGCTCAATACCTGTTCCCTTGCAAGCCTTTTCCTAACACTTCAGCAAGAAGCTTTCCTGCTTTGTCCGATCTGCACAAAGAGCAAAACAAGAACCTTTTGAACCTTGAACGCCAATGGTTCGATTAATCTAATTAGCAAAAGTGTCCCGAAGACCCCAGGGATTGGAAGAAGCCTAGATCAACTCATCTAATTCAATTAATTGAATGGAGAAATAGGCAAAAAAAGGAGTTTAAAAACAGTTTTTCTCATCTAATTACCACATCAAGAGATTTCCCTCTCATTTCCTGTGGttattatataatttctttaataACTGAATGGGACTTGAGAAACCACTAAAACCAGCAATCCTTGGGAAATATTAGCTTTTagagagacaagaaaaaaaggttcatAGGGGTTAGGACTGTCATAAGTTTGAAATATGGTGGAGGGATGGAAGTAGACAAAGTTATTTTCCTTGTCCAGTTTTACATACTATTCTATGGCTGAGCGGAGGGATACCTGTTTATAGCAATTGTCCACTTGCTGTCTATAAAATCAGTGGCAACGAGCAATGTAGCTGGCCAAGCCAAAGCAGTTAACAGTGTGCTTAAAACAGTCAACATTGCACCTTGCTTCATCAGTTCCATTGCAACTCCTGAGTCAAGCATTGGTATGTCGTAAAAGGAGTGAGGCCAAAATGCACTTCCATGGAATACAAGAGCGATATGATCAAAACTAATTACTTGAAGTAAGCCAATCCTGAATCGCAGTGCTCACAGCTATTAGATGCTTTGACTCCCACTGAAGCGCATACCTACACAAACCAAAAATAGGCAACTAGTATCACTCATCAAATGCCCCGTCCAAACATACATTTGTTTTGCGATGACAGTTGTCAGCGTGAAAAGAGTTGAATGGGGGAATGTGCATCAAATACGTTCAAGATTATGCACTTGTAAGAACTGAGAAGTCGGACCTATTCAAATCCACAAGgagaaaaacaggaaaattaatttaaatcaagaGAGTGAAGTCATGAAAGGATATCTGACCTTTTAAAATCTTCTCCCCAGTAAAAACAGTACTCTTATTGATAATAAGTACTGCTAGTTTTCTGATCAGCTTTTCTATTGTAAAGCAATAACAACACTGCACTACAGGTGAAACTGAAGAGGGAAACAACTATATGCCATAATCAAGCTACACAGACAAGTGACATAAAAATGATACTCAATGAGGTGCAGACTACATATAAGGTCAAAAAGCTGTGCAGAACAAACTCGGATGCAGCCGATGGTGCCACTATAATAAAAAATCAGCAGACTCCATTGAGATAGACACCTAAGTTAAATGTTAAATTACCTTTCCAAGTTGTCATTTTGTCCCTGCCATGGTTTTACAAAATCCTCCTCATCAAATACAAATCCAGAGACCAAGATCTCAACTGCTAATCGCtgacaagagaaaaaaatatattaagaatAAAGCTTGTGCTGAAAGAACTACTCATGGGACTCCTGCAGAAACTAAACCTTTAATGTGCTCTATCTTTTTCTAGCATCGGCAAAAAATTATCAGAAAGCATTTCCATGGCAATAAGTTTACATAGTACCAATCTCCTATGTTTCATGAATGCATAGGAAGGGCATCTAATTAAAACAAGATGATGGCATGTCACAGAAGTATGGCAGATGAGATTGGTTGGACTTGGGGTGCAGAAGCTGAGAGTGATTCATGAAACTGGAGGTAACCGTGATAATAACtgatggaggaggtggtggagaCAGTGGCGGTTAATGTAAATGCTTGAGTTGCTAGGGTGGTTTGGTCAATGCCAGTCACCCAAACAACTTGTAAGCTAAGCAAATTCCAAACTACAtcctttttcttaataataGAAGCCATTACTGAAGCTTAGTACTCATTTTCTGTTCAGCGAGAAAGCATTTCCAACAGactatttttttcttgactttgctgttggaaaatgagaaaatatgttTCCACACAGCTACTTTTGTGCAAAGTCACATTCTTGTTAACAAGTCGCATCTATGCGAGTGTCTTTTGTTAGGGGGTTAGAGGGAGGGTATGACATTCATAGCAGACCATTAGAAATGTATTCCCAAAATTGCATGGTGGGAGAATATTTTATAGTGTGGAAGCATAAGTATTTTACCCCTTGGTTTTGGTTCTCTCCAATGGATTTAAACTCAAATTCATCAACACCTCCAATTCTTCTTGCCATTTTACTTCCTGTAAGACCAGCTCCAGCAGCTGGATTTATCAGAAGACAAAGGGAATACGGATAAGGTTTTCAGAGGGTAagcaaaaatttaatttcaggAAAACAATTATGCTTTGCTTGCAAAGCAATCAAAGCATTGACAAAATAGCAATAAAACCTTAAGCGGAGAAATCTCTCTCCAGTTGAAGACATATAAAGAACTAAGAAAAACCACAAAGatccaataaaaaaatcgaaactgCTCAAGATGATAAAGTACCATCATGCAGCGTGATTGTTTCCTTGACAAACTTCAACAAGATGATGAAGTAAATTGAGTGAAGCAGCTTTCGTAGATAAACTGAACTGTTAAGGCTAGCACAAAAAGTAGACTGCTCAAAAACCTAACTAGGAATTGATTTATGTTTTCACATTTACCTGCAGTATTTTATTCCAATCAGATCAACCTTTGCAGGTCATAAATTATTACCAATCAGTAATATGAGTAAGTGAGTCCAAGATCGTAACCCTTAGCCAAAAGGAGGCATTTACTGCTTTACAATCAGCTGTTTAGAATTAATATTCCAGTTGAAACTTCATCTCAAAATATAACACTTTGATGCATAATCCACCCTCTTGAAACAAAACTCTATGATTCTATTAATGACAGCTGAAAACAACTAACTGCAACTCTATCTGTATCTGATGATTAGGTCAAGGATTATTCAGAGAAATGCAATGAGCTTTTCACCTCCAAAGGACGCAGCAACTGCAACAGAACCAGCCACTGTTCCTGCAGCGCTCGCAGCAGCAGCAAACCCACTTGCTCCAATCACAGGAATCAAAGTGCCTAATGTTGGAGCTAGAGCACTTAAACCTGCGGCAATTGCTGGTGCAGCTAATCCTGCTTAAATATGGTAAATGTGAATAGATAATCCAAAAAAGTTTAAGCCACAATTTCCAGTTATAGCTTAACTTTCTTCTAACTCATTAGATGGCCAGATTCATACCCCCAGTAATAGCCATTAAGGCTCCTCCAGTCAATGCAGCAGCACCAATGATGCCACCACGCTTCCATTTGGCCCATGATTTCTTTGGCGACTgcgcttcttcttcctcttttaattctttttccctGGCTGCAGCCATTGCAGAGCAAGCAACCATTGTTTCAATTGCTTCCTGCAGCCAAAACATCCCAAATTGGCAGAAGTTTGAACATGATTACATAACTAAGAGCACTTTTTAGGTGTTAATAGTATCAATGCTCTATGTAAATGGATTAGCAATTCCTTGAGTCACATCTCATATCTCTCTATTTGAGGCCAACTGATTTCATATTTAAGTTGCTACATAGGGGAGAAATTGTGCTTGAGGCCTGCTAATGTCATATTTATGTTGCTATctagaggagaaaaaaattgtgCTTTAGGGGTCTCTTCCCCCAACCCAAACCCACTTATGGCTCTTGCAAATAAGGCGGTAGGCAGAAGGTAGATTAATTTAAACAAGAATTTTATTATATAGAAAATACTAAAGTATTAAACAAGTCAGAATGCAAAGAatgataattttcaaaaagcttTCACAAGAGAGAGATGAGTGCAAGCATACAAACCATTTTTAGCCACTTGATATCAAGCCAAGTAGCTAACAACCTCAAGGCCACCCGATGTCTAGCATCATACCCTTTCCTTCGTCGAGCAacctttttgtcatcatcacGAATATCTGCTAGACAAGCTGAAAGAAGCTCATAAAGAACTGTCACTTTCCTCTGGTAACCAAGCACTCTGCCTTCTTCTACTGACTCCCTGTCAAGTTTGTATCCAGTCTCGAGAGACGAGCTTTGGATGTTATAATCGCTCGTATCAGAAGAAGTTTCTGAGGTTGTGGCCACTGATGCAGCATTTTCTTGTGCATCACCCGTAGAGAATTTCTGCCGGCACTCATGCTCATATTCACGGTGCTTCTCCT of the Eucalyptus grandis isolate ANBG69807.140 chromosome 10, ASM1654582v1, whole genome shotgun sequence genome contains:
- the LOC104422740 gene encoding transmembrane and coiled-coil domain-containing protein 4, with product MAAAATSFLSPTQRYAAGALFALALHQAQIHQARPLGSFAASDEDDGDGASGERTSSGSSSSGGGDSVSEDPDLWVHESAGLLLPVFRFLDINQAAWLGLEETAGSSPAKHHIGAFLRLLSEDCADDTSERLEQQFALAKAIDSMALSMETNPASFQSKKEKHREYEHECRQKFSTGDAQENAASVATTSETSSDTSDYNIQSSSLETGYKLDRESVEEGRVLGYQRKVTVLYELLSACLADIRDDDKKVARRRKGYDARHRVALRLLATWLDIKWLKMEAIETMVACSAMAAAREKELKEEEEAQSPKKSWAKWKRGGIIGAAALTGGALMAITGGLAAPAIAAGLSALAPTLGTLIPVIGASGFAAAASAAGTVAGSVAVAASFGAAGAGLTGSKMARRIGGVDEFEFKSIGENQNQGRLAVEILVSGFVFDEEDFVKPWQGQNDNLERYALQWESKHLIAVSTAIQDWLTSRVAMELMKQGAMLTVLSTLLTALAWPATLLVATDFIDSKWTIAINRSDKAGKLLAEVLGKGLQGNRPVTLIGYSLGARVIFKCLQFLAETEQTAELVERVVLLGAPISIRDENWKAARKMVSGRFINAYSTNDWMLGLAFRASMFTQGLAGIQATDHPGIENVDITDLIEGHSSYLWATQDILDRLELDTYYPTFRCPSRR